One genomic segment of Pseudoalteromonas sp. GCY includes these proteins:
- a CDS encoding PilZ domain-containing protein, whose translation MPEDRLQKYQSLIEDLKLDLGDPAFDRIFKQRTADLSKPDQFLLKMEMSRLSQPVARFIDLRGQVAGQVKPYEYEGKQHFMDDLAIEVFEREVAKHGGYTLAVYESVMSTDNNYKVMQKQAKAREEEVEKDAVNHNYTKLVRFASYESRSEERMNYSIKITVELAKNRPKISASTSDISLSGAKIKLPTNQQVDPGQIISIRLVGLEQDFELGLKEGIQYEVVAVEPGTIEYNQVRLKRTFIEKNQGFDDFLNSFIHGNKRRYKINLDNTLDAVVCKGYEQYYLPRVCSLFVFISEKQKQLYPSMVLTNENNAHINYYFEDERKQSGLYSVFNQKRMQRLLALSGAVKEAICHVFTHSSQGRMYFYSAFDFELEEMQQLNDLFFAFGSQKESWRTFKVQLMPSHHEDAFIPLSLPASAGKNVEKLNKRPTPRVQGFIQDVKYLMLLTDIDNPSITERFQRLSYEQSLVNQLKKFGHGKSATPPPLEVVSLEYVNLRAHRRYLYKTNVVVHIDGQGTFNCVTRDFSVMGLQIECGQEMPLSKGDSIHLDLVDLQRLTKQHNLTNLRYEVMMVNKTKTIINLKVQKIGQLDHSAMGFFKALIENNKDKLVACDEAPKVPGLSLALRNMVTKSVCQFPLYLHKETSHNAVGAIGQGLYPTSLHHLLHSFSDNDDNTLDAKAIFPERFVEEKLTEILKTKSRQDKPLKYLVFIKFDPNQSSQHEAVGAQVIAHEEAIDSLYLYAKKALRNDLLFVYQLYVSKTGRPDMDYLANELRYVSHYAIHKAKDLEEALWSVTGVCDLIDVTEYVVRNMGFDAPLVTKMEEQKKRWLEANFKH comes from the coding sequence ATGCCTGAAGATAGATTACAAAAATATCAAAGCTTAATTGAAGATTTAAAACTGGATCTTGGCGATCCGGCTTTTGATCGCATATTTAAGCAACGTACTGCGGACCTATCCAAGCCGGACCAATTTCTATTAAAAATGGAAATGTCGCGGCTATCTCAGCCCGTGGCACGATTTATTGACCTCAGAGGACAAGTCGCAGGTCAAGTTAAGCCTTATGAATATGAAGGCAAACAGCACTTTATGGATGACTTAGCAATCGAAGTTTTCGAGCGGGAAGTCGCTAAACATGGGGGTTATACCCTTGCAGTTTACGAATCCGTAATGAGTACCGACAATAATTATAAGGTCATGCAAAAGCAGGCCAAAGCACGCGAAGAAGAAGTAGAAAAGGACGCAGTAAATCATAACTACACTAAACTCGTTCGTTTCGCATCATACGAAAGTCGCTCTGAAGAGCGCATGAATTACTCCATTAAGATCACCGTGGAACTGGCAAAAAATCGCCCTAAGATTTCCGCTTCCACCTCCGATATTTCCCTCAGCGGCGCTAAGATAAAGCTACCGACCAATCAGCAAGTAGACCCCGGACAAATAATTTCAATTCGCTTAGTGGGTCTGGAGCAAGACTTTGAACTTGGCTTGAAAGAAGGTATTCAGTACGAAGTCGTCGCCGTAGAACCCGGCACGATTGAATATAACCAAGTTCGCTTAAAACGCACATTTATCGAGAAAAACCAAGGGTTTGATGACTTCTTAAATAGCTTTATACACGGTAACAAACGCCGTTATAAGATAAATCTCGACAACACTTTGGATGCCGTGGTTTGTAAAGGCTACGAACAATATTATCTGCCACGCGTCTGCTCCTTGTTTGTTTTCATCAGTGAGAAACAAAAACAGCTTTATCCAAGCATGGTGCTTACCAACGAAAATAATGCCCATATCAATTACTACTTTGAGGATGAAAGAAAGCAATCAGGGCTTTATTCCGTCTTCAACCAAAAACGAATGCAACGACTGCTTGCGCTTTCAGGCGCGGTAAAAGAAGCGATATGTCACGTGTTTACTCACTCAAGTCAAGGCAGAATGTACTTTTATTCAGCCTTTGACTTTGAGCTGGAAGAAATGCAGCAACTAAACGATCTGTTCTTTGCCTTTGGCAGTCAAAAAGAGAGCTGGCGCACGTTTAAAGTACAGCTAATGCCAAGCCATCATGAGGATGCCTTTATCCCGCTTTCGCTTCCTGCAAGTGCAGGTAAAAATGTCGAAAAGCTAAATAAACGCCCCACACCAAGGGTGCAAGGCTTTATCCAAGACGTGAAATATCTCATGTTACTGACAGATATCGATAACCCATCTATCACTGAGCGATTCCAACGTCTGAGTTATGAACAAAGCTTAGTTAATCAGTTAAAGAAGTTCGGTCACGGCAAATCAGCCACTCCTCCTCCACTTGAGGTGGTTTCGTTAGAATACGTTAACTTGCGTGCGCACAGACGCTACCTTTATAAAACCAATGTCGTCGTTCATATTGATGGTCAAGGCACTTTCAACTGCGTTACTCGTGACTTTTCAGTCATGGGTTTACAAATAGAATGCGGCCAAGAAATGCCGTTGAGTAAAGGTGACTCAATACACTTGGACTTAGTTGATTTGCAGAGACTGACGAAACAGCACAATTTAACGAATTTGCGCTATGAAGTGATGATGGTAAATAAAACTAAAACTATTATTAACCTAAAAGTGCAAAAAATAGGTCAGCTGGACCATTCTGCAATGGGCTTTTTCAAAGCACTGATCGAAAATAACAAAGACAAGCTAGTTGCCTGCGATGAGGCACCAAAAGTGCCGGGACTGTCTCTTGCACTGCGTAATATGGTTACTAAATCCGTTTGTCAGTTTCCACTTTATTTACACAAAGAAACTTCACATAATGCTGTGGGAGCGATTGGACAAGGGCTTTACCCGACATCCCTTCACCACTTACTGCATTCGTTTAGCGATAATGACGATAACACGTTGGACGCCAAAGCGATTTTCCCCGAGCGCTTCGTCGAAGAAAAGCTAACCGAAATTCTAAAAACAAAATCGCGACAAGATAAACCACTCAAATACTTGGTGTTTATTAAGTTTGATCCAAACCAAAGCAGTCAACACGAAGCGGTAGGTGCGCAAGTTATTGCCCATGAAGAAGCCATTGATAGCCTGTATTTGTATGCTAAAAAAGCACTACGCAATGACCTACTCTTTGTCTATCAACTCTATGTATCAAAAACTGGGCGGCCAGATATGGACTATCTTGCTAATGAGCTGCGCTATGTAAGCCACTATGCAATCCACAAAGCAAAAGACCTAGAAGAAGCGCTTTGGTCAGTAACTGGGGTGTGTGATTTGATAGATGTTACGGAATATGTGGTTCGAAACATGGGCTTTGATGCGCCGCTTGTTACTAAAATGGAAGAGCAGAAAAAGCGCTGGTTAGAAGCCAATTTTAAACACTGA
- the radA gene encoding DNA repair protein RadA, which produces MAKKKTAFVCSDCGAEFARWQGQCSECKAWNTVTEFRVPSAKSVPQGGATSGYAGLVEAKVQTLDEVNLEQLPRFSTGFKEFDRVLGGGVVPGSAILIGGSPGAGKSTVLLQTMCRLAETMNTLYVTGEESLQQVAMRATRLGLPTNKLKTLAETNVETICQLALREKPSIMVIDSIQVMHMSDIQSAPGSVSQVRESAAYLTRFAKTNQVAIIMVGHVTKDGTLAGPKVLEHCIDCSILLEGSADSRFRTLRGNKNRFGAVNELGVFAMTSQGLKEVNNPSAIFLNRGEAQTPGSLVMVIWEGTRPLLVEVQALVDYSQLANPRRVTVGLEQNRLAMLLAVLHRHGGLQVSDQDVFVNVVGGVKVTETSADLALIAALVSSFKNQTLDRQLVVFGEVGLGGEIRPVPSGQERLREASKHGFTRAIVPKANKPKENIEGMEIVAVSSLSEALEALF; this is translated from the coding sequence ATGGCAAAAAAGAAAACAGCATTTGTATGTAGCGATTGTGGTGCCGAATTCGCGCGTTGGCAGGGCCAGTGCTCAGAGTGTAAGGCGTGGAATACCGTAACGGAATTTCGTGTTCCTTCAGCAAAGTCAGTCCCTCAAGGAGGGGCAACATCAGGTTATGCCGGTCTTGTTGAAGCTAAAGTACAAACCTTAGATGAAGTTAACCTAGAACAACTACCCAGATTTTCAACAGGCTTTAAAGAGTTTGATCGTGTCCTTGGTGGTGGAGTTGTACCGGGAAGTGCAATATTAATCGGTGGTAGTCCCGGCGCTGGTAAGAGTACGGTGCTGCTGCAAACCATGTGTCGCCTTGCCGAAACCATGAACACTTTGTATGTCACCGGTGAAGAGTCGCTGCAACAAGTTGCCATGCGTGCGACACGGTTAGGGCTACCGACAAATAAGTTAAAAACACTCGCAGAAACCAACGTTGAGACGATTTGCCAGCTCGCACTTCGTGAAAAACCAAGCATTATGGTCATCGACTCGATTCAAGTAATGCACATGAGTGATATCCAGTCTGCACCTGGGTCGGTTTCTCAAGTGCGTGAAAGCGCTGCCTATTTGACGCGTTTCGCCAAAACCAATCAGGTCGCCATTATCATGGTGGGACACGTAACTAAAGATGGCACACTTGCCGGCCCTAAGGTGCTGGAGCATTGTATTGATTGCTCTATTTTACTCGAAGGTAGTGCCGATAGCCGCTTTAGAACCTTGCGTGGCAATAAAAACCGTTTTGGTGCTGTAAATGAGTTGGGTGTGTTTGCTATGACAAGCCAAGGCTTAAAGGAAGTAAACAATCCTTCGGCTATTTTCTTAAATCGTGGTGAAGCGCAAACACCAGGCTCATTGGTCATGGTTATTTGGGAAGGTACGCGACCATTACTTGTGGAAGTCCAAGCGCTAGTCGATTACTCACAACTCGCCAACCCGCGTCGCGTCACCGTTGGTTTGGAGCAAAATCGTTTGGCCATGCTACTTGCGGTATTGCATCGTCACGGTGGTTTGCAGGTGTCGGATCAAGATGTGTTTGTAAACGTTGTAGGCGGTGTCAAAGTGACCGAAACCAGTGCTGATTTAGCCTTAATAGCCGCACTGGTTTCAAGCTTTAAAAACCAAACGTTAGACAGGCAGCTGGTGGTATTTGGTGAGGTGGGCCTTGGTGGTGAGATCCGCCCAGTGCCAAGTGGGCAAGAGCGGTTGCGTGAAGCATCTAAGCATGGATTTACAAGAGCAATTGTACCAAAAGCAAATAAACCAAAAGAAAATATTGAAGGGATGGAAATTGTTGCCGTCTCTAGCCTTAGCGAAGCGCTCGAGGCACTTTTTTAA
- a CDS encoding DUF945 family protein: MNKSTLAIAVVVLAGAGYVGANYYVNEQVKQEITKQIESFEQDSGLTVSFANSSVDLFTRGVEITDLTISQADDNIPMFTIEKLNLVGYEQDKISPYTELDLAGLKIAKAATEFTQGMSPELVNATYHLKTSLAYDDASGASEVKFATSAEGIVNTSFNAAFGNSKAFMDASLAASKIQGDTSNLEQELQVQSQMMAAMQSLELKSLSINIDNAGGLPQLLESEIAQQGMSKADFQAIVAQQLQMMMLPAEIQTAVNDFANGMESLAISVSVPQSQSMMALGQQLSMSMAQNPETLPELIEINASGK; encoded by the coding sequence ATGAATAAGTCCACATTAGCAATTGCCGTTGTGGTACTAGCGGGCGCAGGGTATGTTGGCGCCAACTATTATGTAAATGAGCAAGTGAAGCAAGAGATCACCAAGCAGATAGAAAGCTTCGAACAAGACAGTGGCCTTACGGTGAGTTTTGCAAACAGCTCAGTTGATTTATTTACACGCGGTGTAGAAATTACCGACTTAACGATTTCACAAGCCGATGATAATATTCCTATGTTCACCATTGAAAAACTCAATCTTGTGGGTTACGAACAAGACAAAATTAGCCCTTATACTGAGCTTGACCTAGCTGGTTTAAAAATAGCAAAAGCAGCAACTGAGTTTACCCAAGGGATGTCGCCGGAGCTGGTGAATGCAACATACCATTTAAAAACAAGTCTCGCCTATGACGATGCATCTGGTGCGAGCGAGGTTAAATTCGCAACGTCGGCAGAAGGCATTGTAAACACCTCTTTTAATGCTGCGTTTGGAAATAGCAAGGCTTTTATGGATGCCTCATTGGCGGCTTCAAAAATTCAAGGAGATACATCAAACCTTGAACAAGAGCTTCAAGTGCAGTCGCAAATGATGGCGGCGATGCAGTCCCTTGAGTTAAAGTCCCTTAGCATTAATATTGATAATGCAGGCGGCTTACCTCAGTTACTTGAGTCTGAAATTGCTCAGCAGGGCATGAGCAAGGCTGACTTTCAGGCGATTGTTGCCCAGCAACTACAAATGATGATGTTACCTGCTGAAATTCAAACGGCTGTGAATGACTTTGCCAATGGAATGGAGTCACTTGCTATATCTGTTTCGGTACCACAAAGTCAAAGTATGATGGCGCTTGGGCAGCAGTTATCCATGTCTATGGCGCAAAATCCAGAAACGCTGCCTGAACTTATCGAGATCAACGCGAGCGGTAAATAA
- a CDS encoding UPF0149 family protein encodes MSEFKDYQQAQLLLEKHELFIAPAEVHGTISGLLACGLNIEDSEYLGLLSDVFNDGQKFSAPIREFCIDLYKQVAEHFNDGEFQFELYLPPEDESLHDQANALIAWVSGFLLGFGLKQKDYGKLSADVKEVINDFSEITKLDTGFEDSNDDKEALLEVVEYVRVSTLLCFAEMGKEPQSVSTSKTIH; translated from the coding sequence ATGAGCGAATTCAAAGACTACCAGCAAGCTCAATTGCTATTAGAAAAACACGAATTATTTATTGCCCCGGCCGAAGTTCACGGCACCATTTCTGGGTTATTGGCCTGTGGTCTGAATATCGAAGATTCAGAGTATTTAGGGCTATTGAGTGACGTATTCAATGACGGTCAAAAATTTTCAGCGCCAATTAGAGAATTTTGCATCGATTTATATAAGCAAGTTGCCGAGCACTTCAACGACGGCGAGTTCCAGTTTGAACTGTATTTGCCGCCAGAAGATGAGTCATTACATGACCAAGCTAACGCACTGATTGCTTGGGTATCAGGCTTTTTACTTGGCTTTGGTTTAAAGCAAAAAGATTACGGTAAGTTATCTGCAGATGTTAAAGAAGTAATTAACGACTTTAGCGAAATAACTAAGCTTGATACTGGTTTTGAAGACAGCAACGACGATAAAGAAGCACTGCTCGAAGTGGTAGAATATGTGCGTGTTTCTACACTGTTATGTTTTGCCGAAATGGGTAAAGAGCCCCAGTCCGTTAGCACATCAAAGACGATACATTAA
- the pepP gene encoding Xaa-Pro aminopeptidase — MIKNSEFVARRARLIAALDNNAVAIIPAAVELTRSRDTEFPFRQDSDFFYLTGFKEPDAVLVLTKDRDGNAQSTLFCRNKDKVAEIWHGRRMGYEQAKSQLELDQTFALSDLDDELLNLVNGRKVLFYGQGTYNSFDDKVWQLLSTLRGAPKKGYRAPEIIKDIRPLVHEMRLFKSDAEIAIMREAGRISAEAHKRAMQFAKPGATEYQLEAEIHHHYAMNGARHPAYGTIVGSGINATILHYTDNCDALQDGDLVLIDSGCELEGYAADITRTFPVNGQFTDAQRKIYDLVLAAQDAAFDEVKPGGTLVKANRVVMTVLTQGLVDLGILAGDVNELVEAQACKAFYMHGLGHWLGLDVHDVGEYKLDEADRPFEPGMVLTIEPGLYFDEDAQVPDEYKGIGIRIEDDLLVTESGYENLTVLVPKTIAEIEALMNN, encoded by the coding sequence ATGATAAAAAACAGTGAGTTTGTAGCACGCCGTGCGCGTCTTATTGCGGCATTAGATAACAACGCCGTAGCGATTATTCCTGCGGCCGTAGAGTTAACCCGAAGCCGCGACACCGAATTTCCGTTTCGCCAAGATAGCGACTTTTTTTACCTGACGGGCTTTAAAGAGCCGGATGCGGTTTTGGTGCTCACGAAAGACAGAGACGGCAATGCGCAGTCTACGCTGTTTTGTCGTAATAAAGATAAGGTAGCCGAGATTTGGCATGGTCGCCGTATGGGCTATGAGCAAGCTAAATCGCAACTTGAACTCGACCAGACCTTCGCATTGAGTGACTTAGACGACGAGCTATTAAATCTCGTGAATGGTCGCAAGGTATTATTCTACGGGCAAGGCACATATAACTCCTTTGATGATAAGGTTTGGCAGTTACTGAGTACATTGCGTGGCGCACCGAAAAAGGGCTATCGTGCCCCTGAGATCATCAAAGATATTCGTCCACTCGTCCATGAAATGCGCTTATTTAAGTCGGATGCTGAAATCGCTATCATGCGCGAAGCGGGCAGAATTAGTGCCGAGGCGCACAAACGCGCCATGCAGTTTGCAAAGCCGGGTGCGACGGAATACCAGCTTGAAGCTGAAATTCATCATCACTACGCAATGAACGGTGCGCGTCACCCAGCCTATGGCACCATTGTTGGTAGTGGCATTAATGCGACGATTTTACACTACACCGATAACTGTGATGCGCTACAAGACGGCGACTTAGTACTGATTGACTCGGGTTGTGAGCTTGAAGGCTATGCGGCTGATATTACTCGTACCTTCCCAGTAAATGGCCAGTTTACTGATGCGCAGCGCAAGATTTATGACTTGGTATTGGCGGCGCAAGATGCAGCCTTTGATGAAGTAAAACCGGGTGGTACGTTAGTTAAAGCGAATCGGGTTGTGATGACCGTATTAACTCAGGGGTTAGTGGATTTAGGGATTCTTGCGGGTGATGTGAATGAGCTCGTCGAAGCACAGGCGTGCAAAGCATTTTACATGCATGGTTTAGGTCATTGGCTAGGTCTTGATGTTCACGATGTCGGTGAATACAAGTTAGATGAAGCGGATCGTCCATTTGAACCTGGCATGGTACTTACCATTGAGCCAGGCCTGTATTTTGACGAAGATGCGCAAGTTCCTGATGAGTATAAAGGAATTGGCATTCGTATCGAAGATGATTTGTTGGTCACCGAGTCAGGTTATGAAAATTTAACCGTACTGGTGCCAAAAACCATCGCAGAAATAGAAGCATTAATGAATAACTAG
- the ubiH gene encoding 2-octaprenyl-6-methoxyphenyl hydroxylase, whose protein sequence is MQQFDVVVVGGGMAGASAAIAIKKVSPQAKIAVIEAFAPKGKQHPSFDDRSIALAAQSVAFLGELNLFNPEWQYVEPITQVNVSDRGHFGKAWINPEDYNQKALGYVVEVNPYGCFLHEQLSNLDIALFCPNQVAHLHQQPEQVELTLDNGEQLQSRLLVVADGAQSPTRAKLNIGFDSISYEQGALIANVQIDTAHHGQAFERFTEHGPMALLPMSDNRYSLVWCMPNEHLSEFEAMAAYEFLAALQQAFGYRAGRFVQVGMRASYPLVLGRVEQLTHHRVVVIGNAAHAIHPIAGQGFNLGLRDIQVLTSQCQANVLDEWGSFQFTRAYQLARAQDINTVMTLTDALVRLFSNSSRTLALGRSLGLLTMALSKTARAPLAKQLMGYKG, encoded by the coding sequence GTGCAACAGTTTGATGTCGTCGTGGTTGGTGGTGGTATGGCAGGAGCCAGCGCCGCCATCGCCATAAAAAAAGTCTCTCCGCAGGCAAAGATTGCGGTTATTGAAGCTTTTGCGCCGAAAGGTAAGCAGCATCCAAGTTTTGACGACCGTAGTATTGCGCTTGCTGCGCAGTCGGTCGCATTTTTGGGCGAGCTAAATCTATTTAATCCCGAGTGGCAATACGTTGAGCCAATCACACAAGTGAATGTTTCTGACAGAGGTCATTTCGGTAAAGCGTGGATCAATCCAGAAGACTACAACCAAAAAGCGTTAGGCTATGTGGTTGAAGTCAATCCCTATGGCTGCTTTTTACACGAGCAGTTGAGCAATCTTGATATTGCACTGTTTTGCCCAAACCAAGTAGCGCATTTACATCAACAACCAGAACAGGTTGAATTGACCCTCGATAATGGTGAGCAATTACAAAGTCGATTATTGGTTGTTGCGGATGGCGCGCAATCTCCCACGCGGGCTAAGCTTAATATTGGCTTTGATAGCATAAGCTACGAGCAAGGCGCATTGATTGCCAATGTGCAAATCGACACGGCACATCATGGTCAGGCGTTCGAGCGTTTTACCGAACATGGCCCGATGGCACTGCTGCCAATGAGTGATAATCGTTATTCACTGGTGTGGTGTATGCCAAATGAGCACCTTAGCGAGTTTGAAGCGATGGCAGCATACGAGTTTTTAGCTGCATTGCAGCAAGCCTTTGGTTATCGCGCTGGGCGCTTTGTGCAAGTGGGTATGAGAGCAAGCTATCCGCTGGTGCTTGGGCGAGTAGAGCAACTCACTCATCATCGCGTGGTGGTGATTGGCAATGCGGCGCATGCCATTCATCCCATTGCAGGACAGGGCTTTAATTTAGGTCTACGAGATATTCAAGTACTAACCTCACAATGTCAGGCGAACGTGCTTGATGAGTGGGGAAGTTTTCAATTTACGCGTGCTTATCAACTGGCGCGAGCGCAAGATATTAATACGGTGATGACATTAACCGATGCGCTCGTTCGACTATTTTCAAACTCATCAAGAACCTTAGCCTTAGGCCGTAGTTTAGGTCTACTTACCATGGCGCTGTCCAAAACAGCGAGAGCGCCGCTGGCCAAGCAATTGATGGGATATAAAGGATAA
- a CDS encoding FAD-dependent monooxygenase — translation MQQVQVCIVGGGCVGLTLALGLAQQNISVLVLDSGEKPTPLAQEYSARVSAISAASQALFERLGVWPDIKAQRAAAYTRMDVRDKDSFGKIAFDNVSLDLPELGHIIENDAIRYALLTALEAQQSAKLMWNTKYQSLHQTDTDVLLTLATGEPVMAKLVVAADGARSAIRQQFNMPITYWDYDHHALVATIKTAAPHDATARQVFLPDGPLAFLPLDDPHTHSIVWSTAPDKAKQLQAMPVEAFNKALSAAIDMQCGVCELVSERHVFPLTMRYAKQWVQGRIVLMGDAAHTIHPLAGLGMNLGLKDAAYLITLLSAPQEQFASTRILRQYERSRKADAQKHIAMMQGLKELFEGNHPLKKLVRGVGLSLVDNLGPIKHLFAKEAIGGK, via the coding sequence ATGCAACAAGTTCAAGTTTGTATTGTTGGTGGTGGATGTGTTGGTTTAACGCTGGCGCTAGGGCTTGCGCAACAAAATATCTCGGTATTAGTGCTAGACAGTGGTGAAAAACCAACACCATTGGCACAAGAATACAGCGCACGCGTGAGCGCGATAAGCGCTGCAAGTCAGGCTTTATTTGAGCGCTTGGGCGTTTGGCCTGATATTAAAGCGCAGCGCGCCGCGGCATATACTCGTATGGATGTACGCGATAAAGACAGCTTTGGTAAAATCGCCTTTGATAATGTCTCGCTAGACTTACCTGAGCTTGGTCACATCATTGAAAACGACGCCATTCGCTATGCGTTGTTAACGGCACTCGAAGCACAGCAATCTGCCAAACTGATGTGGAACACAAAATACCAAAGCTTGCATCAAACAGACACCGATGTGTTGCTAACCTTAGCTACTGGTGAACCTGTGATGGCGAAGCTAGTGGTGGCGGCTGATGGCGCACGTTCGGCTATTCGCCAGCAGTTTAATATGCCAATCACGTATTGGGATTATGACCACCATGCGCTGGTAGCAACGATAAAAACCGCAGCGCCACATGATGCAACGGCAAGACAAGTGTTCCTCCCTGATGGACCGCTGGCCTTTTTGCCGCTTGATGATCCACATACTCATTCAATTGTATGGTCTACCGCACCGGATAAAGCAAAGCAGCTACAAGCCATGCCGGTAGAGGCGTTTAATAAAGCGTTGAGCGCTGCAATTGATATGCAGTGCGGCGTGTGTGAGCTGGTGAGCGAAAGACATGTTTTTCCATTGACCATGCGTTATGCAAAACAATGGGTGCAAGGGCGCATCGTTTTAATGGGCGACGCGGCACATACCATTCACCCGCTTGCAGGCCTTGGCATGAATTTAGGGCTAAAAGACGCTGCCTATTTGATCACCTTGTTATCAGCACCGCAAGAGCAATTTGCCAGCACACGGATACTGCGCCAATATGAGCGCAGCAGAAAAGCAGATGCTCAAAAGCATATTGCCATGATGCAAGGGCTTAAAGAGCTGTTTGAAGGCAACCACCCGTTGAAAAAGTTAGTGCGCGGTGTGGGTCTGAGCTTGGTCGACAACCTCGGCCCAATCAAGCACCTGTTCGCCAAAGAAGCGATAGGCGGTAAATAA
- a CDS encoding LysR family transcriptional regulator, which translates to MKNLSIDGLRTLVTVVDVGGFAKAGELLGLSQPAVSLQIKRLEDMLGCKLFKKQGQRQVLNQYGELLLPLAKQMLQQNDAIIQQFTSESVTGRVRLGIPSEFAARILPSIIGDFVSLYPDVALEVKSRLSKHLLSVVRQDQFDLVLALNEELSSSKYPVFMQDQLVWVGDLSLAQHSVVTLVTAPEGCIYRRRAIEALQQAGLQYRIVYSNADLTGLTAALKEGLGITVLAKSTVPAELPYQTQTQVLPELGQIGISLVKNTQESAHAVDKLAEFIALRLG; encoded by the coding sequence ATGAAAAACTTATCAATTGATGGATTAAGAACGCTGGTCACTGTGGTTGATGTCGGTGGTTTTGCCAAGGCCGGTGAGTTGCTTGGCTTATCCCAGCCTGCTGTTAGCTTGCAAATCAAACGTTTAGAAGACATGCTAGGTTGCAAGCTGTTTAAAAAGCAGGGGCAAAGGCAGGTGTTGAATCAATATGGTGAGTTACTTTTACCCCTCGCCAAACAAATGCTGCAGCAAAACGATGCCATTATTCAGCAATTTACCTCTGAGAGCGTGACAGGCCGAGTGCGTTTAGGCATTCCCAGCGAATTTGCAGCACGGATCTTACCCTCGATTATTGGCGATTTCGTTTCTTTATATCCTGATGTTGCGTTGGAAGTTAAATCAAGACTGAGTAAACACTTACTTTCTGTGGTAAGACAAGACCAGTTTGATTTGGTACTAGCGCTTAATGAAGAGCTTAGCTCGTCCAAGTACCCGGTGTTTATGCAAGACCAGTTGGTCTGGGTTGGCGATTTATCGCTTGCGCAGCATTCGGTTGTCACTTTAGTCACCGCGCCGGAGGGCTGTATTTATCGCCGCCGCGCTATCGAGGCGCTACAACAAGCTGGATTACAATACCGGATTGTATATAGCAATGCCGACTTAACCGGCCTTACCGCCGCACTAAAAGAGGGGCTCGGGATCACCGTGCTTGCCAAGAGCACCGTGCCAGCAGAGCTGCCTTATCAGACCCAAACTCAGGTATTACCCGAACTCGGCCAAATCGGTATCAGCCTTGTCAAAAACACCCAAGAATCCGCCCACGCGGTTGATAAACTCGCTGAGTTTATTGCATTAAGACTAGGTTAA